TCTGAATAGCCCCAGTTTACCTCTGTCTGATACACCTTTTTTTTAACTTTGCTGGAACCGGATATGTTCATATCTTGTGAAAGAAATGTATCCCCATCGGGCAGCTGCCCCAGATCCTTTGGGTCTTCTTTTATAAAAATGATGGAGATCAGGAGGGCTAAAATCGCAAGGGCAGTTATAATAAACCAACCCATGCGCCAGTTTTTATCAGTTAAAACAAGCACCTGATTAAGGAGAGGGGAGGCTATAAACCCGCCAATACCTGAGGCTGAACTGAAAATTGCAAGGGCAAGAGCCCGTTTTTTGATAAACCATTTTGCGATGCCTGCCTGCGCGCCAATCACGCCACCCACACAAACACCAGCCCCCACTATTATCCCAAAGCTAACCACAGCAGATGGGCCGCTCTTTACATAGGTCGCCATGAGAATAGAGCCGATACCCACCAGAATGCTGCCTGTAATCATGGTAAACCTTACGCCGAATCTGCCAACGCACATGGCAACAAGGGGACCTGGAAGTCCTGACATTATTGTGTATATGGAAAAGATGCCACCGAGTGACTGACGGTTCAGGTTAAGGTCAACAACCATAACCGCATCAAGCACCCTCGCGCCGTAGATGGGAAAGGCAAGGTTTATGGAGACAATCGCCCACAGGGCAGCTAACAGCTTCCAGCCATAGAAACTTCTGTCAGGCATGATTACCTCAAGGGTATTGCACCTTATTAAGGCGCAATACCCATTTTTTAGGAACTGCGGGTTGATCTATTTGAAATAAATCTTGTTCTGTTTTCTTACTTCATCCATGATGCAGTCATTAACACCAGGGAAGATACTGCCTTCGCCGCCATAGGTGAGGCAGGGGATAAACATGCCGCCTTCATGATATTCCTTGCAGGCGCGGGCTGTTTCGGCGCGGACGATCTCCTCTTTCCAGTCAGCACGGTCAACAATGGATGCATCAATACCACCCATGAGGGTGAGTTTATAATCAGTATCCTTCTTGATCTTCTGGATATTGTTGGAAGGGAGGATCCCTTCCCATATATCAATACCCACCTCTACCATATCCTTTGCAATTGGTTCACAGAAGCTGTCAGCATGATGCATGGTGATGACACCTTCCTTTTTCATGGCGCCGTAGATCTCTTTGTAGGGCTCTTTCAGGAATTCACGCCATGTATCAGGGCTCATGAACATGCTGTATTTTGAACCCCAGTCATCATGAAACATGATAACATCAGGTCGAAGATTTTCTATAAGGAGCCTTACCTGCTGCATCTTTGCCTTTTTAACATAGTCGATCAGTTCATGCATTGCGTCAGGTTCTGCCAGAAAGTTCATAAGAGTGTCTTCAAAGCCCATAAGAAAATGGAGCTGCTCAAATACGCCGGTTGGAACCCAGACCATGGCAAATTTACCCTCTGCCTTTATTCTGGCTGTATCTGCTTTTGCAGCTTTCCAGTCCATGGGCACCTTGTCAAGGTCAGGGGCCTTGCAGGTCTTGCGCCATTCGGTTATGTCCGGGCAGACCTTGGTCTTTTCATTAACCATGGGCATGATACCCGGTTCATGTTCTCCCCAGTAAATCGTAACTCCCCAGGGGTTGATGGCTGTCTGGCCTTTTGCTACCGGAAACAGATAGAAAAAAACAGGGTCCCATACCTGCGGAAAGGGTTCCCACTCGTTTACAAATGCATCCGGTTTGCCGTTTTTCAAAGTTTCATACACATTTTCTTTTAATGTTAACACGGATTTTCCTCCTTTATTTAGATATTGCCTTGCTTATATCACCAATATAATAAAAAATAACCCTTTTTTATTTGGTGGAGAAATTATCAGTCCCTGTACACTTTCAGGTGAGCATATTGTCTATAATTCCATACAATTTAATATTTTTTCGAATTTTAAATAGCCTGTGTATATTATATTTTAATGTTTATGAATATAAATTCTGCCTGTATTTTACCATTAAGAGTCCATGCTGTTAAGGCTCTCATCGCACTCAACAGGGGATGTGGGGTGC
The Desulfatiglans sp. genome window above contains:
- a CDS encoding uroporphyrinogen decarboxylase (URO-D) — encoded protein: MLTLKENVYETLKNGKPDAFVNEWEPFPQVWDPVFFYLFPVAKGQTAINPWGVTIYWGEHEPGIMPMVNEKTKVCPDITEWRKTCKAPDLDKVPMDWKAAKADTARIKAEGKFAMVWVPTGVFEQLHFLMGFEDTLMNFLAEPDAMHELIDYVKKAKMQQVRLLIENLRPDVIMFHDDWGSKYSMFMSPDTWREFLKEPYKEIYGAMKKEGVITMHHADSFCEPIAKDMVEVGIDIWEGILPSNNIQKIKKDTDYKLTLMGGIDASIVDRADWKEEIVRAETARACKEYHEGGMFIPCLTYGGEGSIFPGVNDCIMDEVRKQNKIYFK
- a CDS encoding MFS transporter gives rise to the protein MPDRSFYGWKLLAALWAIVSINLAFPIYGARVLDAVMVVDLNLNRQSLGGIFSIYTIMSGLPGPLVAMCVGRFGVRFTMITGSILVGIGSILMATYVKSGPSAVVSFGIIVGAGVCVGGVIGAQAGIAKWFIKKRALALAIFSSASGIGGFIASPLLNQVLVLTDKNWRMGWFIITALAILALLISIIFIKEDPKDLGQLPDGDTFLSQDMNISGSSKVKKKVYQTEVNWGYSEVLSGSSFWIMMICHMGMGCGYSLFLGHGVVHLMDIGHTRDAASWAISLIALTSLLGKAIIAASGDRIEPRKIWAGFIALFSIGMILSVKAVSPFLLVCVASCIGIGFGGGVVCVATVLSNYYGVKTFASLIGLSLAINTTFGAIIPYVAGRLYDSGHGYQGVFYALAIWCIIGAIILYLLKIPVKRA